The proteins below come from a single Plasmodium sp. gorilla clade G2 genome assembly, chromosome: 13 genomic window:
- a CDS encoding ATP-dependent Clp protease adaptor protein ClpS, putative — protein sequence MFKYLKPFFLCIILLLLLIYKCTHSYNIKNKNCPLNFMNSCVRINNVNKNTNISFPGELQKRPSLVYSQKNFNLEKIKKLRNVIKEIKKDNIKEADEHEKKEREKETSAWKVILYNDDIHNFTYVTDVIVKVVGQISKAKAHTITVEAHSTGQALILSTWKSKAEKYCQELQQNGLTVSIIHESQLKDKQKK from the exons atgtttaaatatttaaaacccttttttttgtgtattatattactattattacttaTATACAAATGTACACATtcatataacataaaaaataaaaattgtcCATTGAATTTTATGAATTCATGTGTTAGAAttaataatgttaataaGAACACAAATATAAGTTTCCCAGGAGAG CTGCAAAAAAGACCAAGTCTTGTTTACTCCCAGAAGAATTTCAAtcttgaaaaaataaaaaaattaag AAATGTAAttaaggaaataaaaaaggacaACATAAAAGAAGCGGATGagcatgaaaaaaaagagagaGAGAAGGAAACATCAGCGTGGAAAGTAATTCTATACAATGATGATATTCACAa CTTTACCTATGTTACTGATGTTATTGTAAAGGTTGTTGGTCAAATAAGTAAAGCCAAAGCTCATACCATAACAGTTGAAGCTCATAGTACAGGTCAAGCTCTTATACTATCAACATGGAAATCAAAAGCAGAAAAATACTGTCAAG AACTACAACAAAACGGATTAACCGTCTCTATTATCCATGAAAGTCAATTAAAagacaaacaaaaaaaataa
- a CDS encoding dihydrolipoyllysine-residue succinyltransferase component of 2-oxoglutarate dehydrogenase complex, with the protein MTKNLVLRLNQSLLHHVKSFNRTLLNNKYNSNANIEGSIKRYFSIETIKVPRLGDSITEGTINEWKKKVGDYVKADETITIIDTDKVSVDINSKASGELSKIFADVGDVVLVDAPLCEIDTSVEPPEYISKTKEEVGESKNNENNSTFNQINRDIIDEVSKNEKSLFVKDPINFGNNYESINERTERRVRMLPIRKRIAERLKESQNTCALLTTFNECDMSKAMLLRSELKDIFQKKYSCKLGFVSLFMYASTLALKQMPNVNAYIENDEIVYKNYIDISVAVATPNGLTVPVIRNCQNKNLPQLELALSDLATKARSNKLSIDDFSGGTFTISNGGVFGSMLSTPIVNMPQSAILGMHTIKNRPVVVNNEIVIRPIMYLALTYDHRLLDGREAVQFLCAIRDYIENPNLMLIDC; encoded by the exons ATGACGAAGAATCTCGTACTTCgattaaat caATCCTTATTACATCATGTCAAAAGTTTTAATAGAAcacttttaaataataagtatAATTCAAATGCAAATATTGAAGGATCAATTAAGAGATATTTTTCCATAG AAACGATTAAAGTACCTAGACTTGGTGATTCAATCACTGAAGGTACGATAAAtgaatggaaaaaaaaagtggGTGATTATGTTAAGGCGGATGAAACGATAACAATTATCGATACCGATAAAGTAAGTGTTGATATAAATTCTAAAGCAAGTGGAGAGTTATCCAAAATTTTTGCAGATGTAGGAGATGTTGTTTTGGTAGATGCACCTTTATGTGAAATTGATACTTCTGTGGAACCACCTGAATATATTAGTAAAACTAAAGAGGAAGTAGGAGaaagtaaaaataatgaaaataattctaCATTTAATCAAATAAATAGAGATATTATAGATGAAGTtagtaaaaatgaaaaaagtcTGTTTGTAAAAGATCCTATTAATTTTggtaataattatgaatcAATAAATGAAAGAACCGAAAGAAGAGTCCGTATGTTACCtataagaaaaagaattGCAGAACGATTAAAGGAATCACAAAATACATGTGCTTTATTAACAACATTTAATGAATGTGATATGTCTAAGGCAATGTTATTAAGAAGTGaattaaaagatatttttcaaaaaaaatattcatgtAAATTAGGATTTGtatctttatttatgtatgcaTCAACTTTAGCTCTAAAACAAATGCCAAATGTAAATgcatatatagaaaatgatgaaattgtatataaaaattatatagatatatctGTAGCAGTAGCTACACCTAATGGATTAACAGTTCCAGTTATAAGAAATtgtcaaaataaaaatttaccaCAATTAGAATTAGCCTTATCTGATTTAGCTACAAAAGCAAGatcaaataaattatcaaTTGATGATTTTAGTGGTGGTACATTTACAATATCTAATGGAGGTGTTTTTGGTAGTATGTTAAGTACTCCTATTGTTAATATGCCACAGTCAGCTATTCTAGGAATGcatacaataaaaaatagaCCTGTAGttgtaaataatgaaattgtAATTAGACCAATTATGTACCTTGCACTTACATATGATCATAGATTATTAGACGGAAGAGAAGCCGTACAATTTTTATGTGCAATAAGAGATTATATAGAAAACCCTAATCTAATGTTAATTGATTgttaa
- a CDS encoding RNA-binding protein, putative: MSDNNATDILFVGGIDETIDEKSLYDIFSSFGDIRNIEVPLNMTTKKNRGFAFVEYVEVDDAKHALYNMNNFELNGKRIHVNYSKTKKADHYKPIWIDEMYNQEKMKDLEEENLNDDTLKGDN; encoded by the exons atgagTGATAATAATGCAACAGATATTTTGTTTGTTGGAGGCATTGATGAAACGATAGACGAAAAAAGTTTGtatgatattttttcatcttttggTGATATAAGGAATATTGAAGTGCCTTTAAATATGACTACAA aaaaaaatagagGTTTTGCTTTTGTGGAATATGTAGAAGTCGATGATGCAAAACATGCACTGtacaatatgaataattttgaATTGAATGGAAAAAGGATTCATGTCAATTATTCGAAGACCAAAAAAGCTGATCATTATAAGCcaa tttGGATTGACGAAATGTATAATCAAGAAAAGATGAAGGATCTAGAAGAGGAAAATTTAAAT gATGATACTTTAAAAGGGGACAACTGA
- a CDS encoding ras-related protein Rab-11A produces the protein MAMKEDYYDYLFKIVLIGDSGVGKSNLLSRFTRDEFNLESKSTIGVEFATKSIQLKNNKIIKAQIWDTAGQERYRAITSAYYRGAVGALLVYDITKKNSFENIEKWLKELRDNADSNIVILLVGNKSDLKHLRVINDNDATQYAKKEKLAFIETSALEATNVELAFHQLLNEIYNVRQKKQATKNDDNLSIQPRGKKINVDDDNDKNETKKKNKCC, from the exons ATGGCAATGAAAGAAGATTATTATGACTACCTgtttaaaa tCGTTCTCATTGGCGATTCAGGAGTAGGAAAATCAAACCTACTTTCAAg ATTCACAAGAGACGAATTTAATTTAGAAAGCAAGAGCACCATAGGTGTAGAATTTGCTACGAAAAGTattcaattaaaaaataataaaattataaaagccCAAATATGGGATACAGCAGGTCAAGAAAGATATAGAGCAATTACCTCTGCTTATTATCGAGGGGCAGTTGGTGCATTATTAGTATatgatataacaaaaaaaaattcatttgaaaatattgaaaaatggTTAAAAGAATTAAGAGATAATGCAGATTCAAATATTGTAATTTTATTAGTTGGTAATAAAAGTGATTTAAAGCATTTACGTGttattaatgataatgatgctACACAATATgcgaaaaaagaaaaactcGCATTCATAGAAACATCTGCTCTTGAGGCAACTAATGTAGAGCTAGCTTTTCATCAATTATTAAATG aaaTTTATAATGtaagacaaaaaaaacaagccacaaaaaatgatgataatttatCCATACAACCAAGggggaaaaaaattaac GtggatgatgataatgacaAAAAcgaaaccaaaaaaaaaaacaaatgttGTTGA
- a CDS encoding TBC domain protein, putative, giving the protein MEYKLEFLSYLLIFKKKNEKISKFDEQIKTCINIFEKPIINENDLKYLFERNILDINPGVRSMCWKLALKHLSLDSNKWNTELIEKKKLYEEYIKSFVINPYYSCVDNKKKEFVKEKENKTKDKNIKDEYIEYNIHRNKTYYNKDDSLLKLQNENNNKHMDYLEDENYSSMDDECSEDNWLHSELFSQINKDTFRTRPELSFFNLNPQQTINSNIKILNSLISTETFDEEEQKEKKKNNLEDTEGEHIPYLVNINNVNNFNNNETIKFYNKIIDNKNNTHDKKVERSQLKNDKKENSSDNKSKCVDKDKNICDSNDKHIYDNNDKNICDSNHKHIYDNNDKKIYDNNDKHIYDNNDKHIYDNNDKHIYDNNDKHIYNNNDKHIYNNNDKNIYDNNDKSTYLHNNLSNDETQSNKNLFPEQYKNKNVYKNDRHTFSEVCDIIKPKRHYDLLCRILFIYAKIHPYVKYVQGMNEILAPLYFIIFNDPLCNCSLQGEADTFFCFLELMQRQKDVFCEGLDNTDDGINGKLKKFSLLLKIKEYEIWKKLYILKIETQYYALKWILLLLTQEFDMADTIILYDHFIINNNENFILYICLVICSKLKNYLLCGNFTVNLKLLQNIPPFDPYEIINEAKYLMNSDIENNINITDIYNEYISQKKRNNALQNIKYDESSLEVLNEIQTPSDQNDSTLNRTANLITNIKNKFIVQNIKNYITKKKIDLTKRFDENIHEE; this is encoded by the coding sequence ATGGAATACAAACTTGAATTTTTAAGCTATTtacttatttttaaaaaaaagaatgaaaagATATCAAAATTTGATGAACAAATAAAGacatgtattaatatatttgaaaagccaataataaatgaaaacgatttaaaatatctttttGAAAGGAATATCTTGGATATCAACCCAGGTGTCCGTTCCATGTGTTGGAAATTAGCTTTAAAGCATTTAAGCTTAGATTCAAATAAATGGAATACAGAattaattgaaaaaaaaaaattatacgaggaatatataaaatcgtTTGTCATTAATCCTTATTATTCTTGTGTagataataagaaaaaggaatttgttaaagaaaaagaaaataaaacaaaggataaaaatataaaggatGAATATATTGAATACAATATTCATAGAAAcaaaacatattataataaagatgattcattattaaaattacaaaatgaaaataataataaacacaTGGATTATTTAGAGGATGAAAATTATTCAAGTATGGATGATGAATGTTCAGAAGATAACTGGTTACATTCTGAATTGTTCagtcaaataaataaagacaCCTTTAGAACTCGACCAGAactttccttttttaatttaaatccACAACAAACTATTAacagtaatataaaaatattaaacagTTTAATTAGTACTGAAACATTtgatgaagaagaacaaaaagaaaaaaaaaaaaataatttggaAGATACAGAAGGAGAACATATTCCTTACTtagtaaatataaacaatgtgaataattttaataataatgaaacaattaagttttataataaaataatagataacaaaaataatactcATGATAAAAAAGTGGAGAGGAgtcaattaaaaaatgacaaaaaagaaaattccagtgataataaaagtaaatgTGTTGATaaggataaaaatatatgtgatagtaatgataaacatatatatgataataatgataaaaatatatgtgatagtaatcataaacatatatatgataataatgataaaaaaatatatgataataatgataaacatatatatgataataatgataaacatatatatgataataacgataaacatatatatgataataacgataaacatatatataataataatgataaacatatatataataataatgataaaaatatatatgataataatgataaaagtaCATATcttcataataatttatcaaaCGATGAAACCCAAAGCAACAAGAACCTATTTCCtgaacaatataaaaataaaaatgtctATAAAAATGATAGGCATACTTTTTCAGAAGTAtgtgatataataaaaccaAAAAGACATTACGATTTGTTATGCAGGATTTTATTTATCTATGCTAAAATTCATCCTTATGTTAAATATGTTCAGGGTATGAATGAAATATTAGCCCcattgtattttattatatttaatgatCCTTTATGTAATTGTTCTTTACAAGGAGAAGCAGatacttttttttgttttcttgaATTAATGCAAAGACAGAAAGATGTTTTTTGTGAAGGTCTTGATAATACAGATGATGGTATTAATGGCAAGTTAAAGAAGTTTTcccttttattaaaaataaaagaatatgaaatatggaaaaaattatatattttaaaaatagaaaCTCAATATTATGCCTTAAAATggatattgttattattaacacAAGAATTTGATATGGCTGAtactataatattatatgatcattttattattaataataatgaaaattttattttatatatatgtttagtTATATGtagtaaattaaaaaattatttattatgtggTAATTTTACCGTGAACCTAAaattattacaaaatattcCTCCTTTTGATCCATATGAGATAATAAATGAAGcaaaatatttaatgaatTCAGATAtcgaaaataatattaatataaccgatatatataatgaatatattagtcaaaagaaaaggaataatgctttacaaaatattaaatatgatgAATCTTCTCTTGAAGTATTAAATGAAATTCAAACGCCATCAGACCAAAATGATAGCACATTAAATAGAACAGCAAACCTTATtactaatataaaaaataaatttattgttcaaaatattaaaaattacattactaaaaagaaaattgaTCTGACCAAAAGGTTTGATGAAAATATCCATGAAGAATAA
- a CDS encoding SNARE protein, putative, with product MEEQNFYNKSTYLKRNKISEIEKKCEESLNEILRSANEAKEISKKAEEELQCQTEQIKHINNETDSIKENLKQTEYHLQGIKYWWKNIHSFLGLDSFNNNEDNKTKKAAINNAKFNTKNNFNDNYKKNNENYKNSLNTKPSSQRKGTFDEKYENDLNTLSSMLDELHTRALVMGNTINEQNKMLNNVNEKMGHNIDKIRDQQKMMKEIMKK from the exons atggaggaacaaaatttttataataaatctacctatttaaaaagaaat aaaataagtgaaattgaaaaaaaatgtgaGGAGAgtttaaatgaaatattaagaTCTGCCAATGAGGCCAAagaaatatcaaaaaaagcTGAAGAAGAATTGCAATGTCAGACAg aacaAATAAAACACATAAATAATGAGACGGATAGCATTAAGGAAAATTTAAAACAAACAGAATATCATTTACAAGGTATAAAATATTGGTGGAAAAATATTCATTCCTTTTTAGGGTTAGAtagttttaataataatgaagacaataaaacaaaaaaagctGCCATCAATAATGCTAAATTTAATACaaagaataattttaatgataattataaaaaaaataatgagaatTATAAGAATTCCCTAAATACAAAACCATCGTCACAAA gAAAAGGGACAtttgatgaaaaatatgagaaTGATTTAAATACTTTATCTTCGATG CTGGATGAATTACATACGAGAGCTCTGGTTATGGGGAATAcaataaatgaacaaaataaaatg TTAAATAAtgttaatgaaaaaatggGACACAATATTGATAAGATCAGGGATCaacaaaaaatgatgaaagaGATTATGAAAAAGTAG
- a CDS encoding type I signal peptidase, with amino-acid sequence MNFLIHNSFNKRICFFLRRELYLKKKNCNKVSFFNYFNSNEWNRYEKRIGKKSITLDNDAIPNKLYIKNKIWCKKNVLVLPLKYKNNKQFQNYTIKIWKGNKNGYHIGLRTKKSSKKYSNSNNNNNNNNNNNNNRRKKINFFSHIEQIKDFLRFTKKIVLCCLVIYGINNYIFDMTLTSGSSMYPLINKNGVILFYVCDYSLRWFNNLKKIYLSIYMNILYKCYNILQLHFDYEYTSYFYEIIYNKINNLKNKIKQCRHIYKRGDVVLLVSPVNEKKRVCKRIIAIENDKLFIDNFHSYVEIPQNNIWVEGDNKMDSYDSRNYGSVNVQLIIGKVFFLLDPFKEFAYVNSERHYKPDLKRYLHISN; translated from the coding sequence atgaatttcCTTATACACAACAGTTTTAATAAAcgtatttgtttttttttaagaagagagttatatttgaaaaaaaagaattgtaATAAAGTaagtttttttaattattttaattccAATGAGTGGAATAGATACGAGAAAAGGAtaggaaaaaaaagtataacaTTAGATAATGATGCAATACCAAATaaattgtatataaaaaataaaatatggtgtaaaaaaaatgtattagtACTACctttgaaatataaaaacaataaacAATTTCAGAATTatactataaaaatatggaagGGAAATAAAAATGGTTATCATATTGGACTAAGGACCAAAAAATcaagtaaaaaatatagtaatagtaataataataataataataataataataataataataatagaagaaaaaagatAAACTTTTTTTCACACATTGAACAGATTAAGGATTTTTTAAGattcacaaaaaaaattgtgtTATGTTGTCTTGTAATATAtggtataaataattatatatttgatatgaCACTTACTAGTGGATCTAGTATGTATcctttaattaataaaaatggagttatattattttatgtatgtGATTATTCTTTAAGATggtttaataatttaaaaaaaatatacttatctatatatatgaatattttatacaaatgttataatattttacaatTACATTTTGATTATGAATATACTTCTTATTTCTATGAAATTATTtacaacaaaataaataatttaaaaaataagataaaaCAATGtcgtcatatatataaacgaGGTGATGTTGTACTTCTAGTATCTCctgtaaatgaaaaaaaaagagtgtGTAAGAGAATTATTGCCatagaaaatgataaattgTTTATTGATAATTTTCATTCATATGTAGAAATAcctcaaaataatatatgggTAGAAGGAGATAACAAAATGGATTCTTATGATAGTAGAAATTATGGTTCAGTAAATGTGCAATTAATAATTGGTAAagtattctttttattagaCCCATTCAAAGAATTTGCATATGTTAATTCGGAAAGGCATTACAAGCCGGACCTCAAGAGATATTTACACATCTCAAATTGA